ccCCAGTCTCAGTGCCCCAGTCTCTGTGCCCCAGTCTCAGTGCCCCAGTCTCAGTGCCCCAGTCTCAGTGCCCCAGTCTCAGTGCCCCAGTCTCTGTTCCCAGTCTGCAGTGCCCCAGTCTCTGTGCCCCAGTCTCTGTGCCCCAGTCTCTGTGCCCCAGTCTCTGTGCCCCAGTCTCAGTGCCCCAGTCTCAGTGCCCCAGTCTCAGTGCCCCAGTCTCTGTGCCCCAGTCTCAGTGCCCCAGTCTCAGTGCCCCAGTCTCAGTGCCCCAGTCTCATTGCCCCAGTCTCTGTGCCCCAGTCTCAGTTCCCCAGTCTCTGTGCCCCAGTCTCAGTGCCCCAGTCTCTGTGCCCCAGTCTCATCTAAGGCCATCAGAAGACACCGTAATAGATTTACAGCGAGATATGTGATCTGGAAAATAAAATTGGAATTAGCCAAGCTTGGTTGTCATGTGGATACATGCCAACAGCATGACCCC
This window of the Oncorhynchus clarkii lewisi isolate Uvic-CL-2024 unplaced genomic scaffold, UVic_Ocla_1.0 unplaced_contig_496_pilon_pilon, whole genome shotgun sequence genome carries:
- the LOC139401480 gene encoding keratin-associated protein 12-2-like; this translates as MPRGKHVSVPQSQCPSLSAPVSVPQSLCPSLCAPVSVPQSQCLSLSAPVSVSQSLWPSLSVSVSVPQSQCPSLCAPVSVPQSQCPSLSAPVSVPQSLFPVCSAPVSVPQSLCPSLCAPVSVPQSQCPSLSAPVSVPQSLCPSLSAPVSVPQSQCPSLIAPVSVPQSQFPSLCAPVSVPQSLCPSLI